From the genome of Desulfobaculum xiamenense, one region includes:
- a CDS encoding baseplate assembly protein: MSGFSDIDLSRLPAPRVVETLSFERVLAAMRADLVSRDPAYTALLESDPALKVLEVAAYREVLLRQRVNDAARAVMLAHAVGSDLDNLAALVPLTRRVVDPGDPDALPPVPPTMESDAEFRRRVQLAPEGFSTAGPDGAYLFHALNVPGVKDAAVSSPAPGEVLVHVLGLGGNGTPDEVTLGAVRAALSAAETRPFTDHVEVRAAEIVSYEVRATLYVQPGPSFEAVKVVAGRTLAATAAASHVLGAGMALSKLYAALQVEGVARVKLVAPAADVACLPHQAAHCAGVTLEVALV, encoded by the coding sequence ATGAGTGGTTTTTCGGACATTGATCTGTCGCGGTTACCCGCGCCCCGCGTGGTGGAGACACTGTCTTTCGAGAGGGTGCTCGCCGCGATGCGCGCGGACCTCGTGTCTCGCGATCCTGCCTACACGGCACTTTTGGAATCCGACCCCGCGCTCAAGGTGTTGGAGGTGGCGGCCTATCGCGAGGTGCTTCTGCGCCAGCGCGTGAACGATGCGGCCCGGGCCGTGATGCTGGCCCACGCCGTGGGGAGCGATCTGGACAACCTTGCGGCGCTGGTGCCGCTGACGCGGCGGGTGGTGGACCCCGGTGATCCGGATGCGCTGCCGCCCGTGCCGCCGACCATGGAGAGCGATGCGGAGTTTCGCCGCCGGGTGCAGCTTGCACCCGAGGGCTTCAGCACGGCGGGGCCGGACGGGGCCTACCTGTTCCATGCCCTGAACGTGCCGGGAGTGAAGGACGCCGCAGTGTCCAGCCCTGCGCCGGGCGAGGTGCTGGTGCATGTGCTTGGTCTGGGCGGGAACGGTACGCCCGACGAGGTTACGCTGGGCGCGGTGCGCGCCGCCCTCTCGGCTGCAGAGACGCGGCCTTTCACGGACCATGTGGAGGTGCGTGCGGCGGAGATCGTTTCCTACGAGGTGCGGGCCACGCTCTATGTGCAGCCGGGGCCGAGTTTCGAGGCCGTGAAGGTGGTGGCTGGCCGGACCTTGGCTGCCACGGCAGCGGCCAGTCACGTACTGGGCGCGGGCATGGCGTTGTCCAAACTCTATGCAGCGTTGCAGGTGGAGGGCGTAGCTCGTGTGAAGCTTGTCGCTCCGGCGGCGGATGTTGCGTGCCTGCCGCATCAGGCTGCGCACTGCGCGGGCGTGACGCTGGAGGTGGCCCTTGTCTAG
- a CDS encoding GPW/gp25 family protein — MRGMNATTGRELSGIEHLRQSVRDILTTPIGSRVMRRDYGSRLFELVDAPLNGATLVELYAATAEALARWEPRFRLTRVSAEATGAGHVSLDLVGTYLPDGREISMEGIIV; from the coding sequence ATGCGCGGCATGAACGCGACCACGGGCCGGGAGTTGTCCGGCATTGAGCATCTGCGGCAGTCCGTGCGCGACATCCTGACCACGCCCATCGGCTCGCGCGTGATGCGGCGGGATTACGGCTCGCGGCTGTTCGAGCTGGTGGATGCGCCACTGAACGGCGCAACGCTGGTGGAACTCTACGCCGCCACGGCCGAGGCCCTCGCGCGGTGGGAGCCGCGCTTCCGGCTGACCCGCGTGAGCGCCGAAGCCACAGGGGCCGGGCATGTGAGCCTCGATCTGGTGGGCACCTACCTGCCGGACGGACGTGAGATCAGCATGGAGGGGATCATCGTATGA
- a CDS encoding phage baseplate assembly protein V, with product MDFRASDMERRLASLIRFGTVAEADYGAARVRVAMGGAVSDWLPWLTLRAGNDRTWWAPEVGEQVLVLSPSGEPAQGVVLGSIFQAAHPAPAVVPTVDRRVYADGAVIEYDREAHRLHALVPGDVVAEVSRDVNVRAGGRISATAGAGVEITAPRITLNGVIFLNGPLTQGGGSGGGSAIFNAALHAKGDITTDADVTAAVSLNGHVHPCPHGGETGGPK from the coding sequence ATGGATTTCCGGGCATCTGACATGGAGCGGCGGCTGGCGTCGCTCATCCGCTTCGGCACGGTGGCCGAGGCGGACTATGGTGCGGCCCGCGTGCGCGTGGCCATGGGCGGGGCCGTCTCGGACTGGCTACCGTGGCTGACCCTTCGCGCCGGGAACGACCGCACGTGGTGGGCACCGGAGGTGGGCGAGCAGGTGCTCGTGCTGTCGCCTTCTGGCGAACCCGCGCAGGGCGTGGTGTTGGGCAGCATCTTTCAGGCCGCGCACCCCGCGCCCGCCGTGGTGCCCACGGTGGACCGCCGGGTGTACGCGGACGGCGCGGTCATCGAGTACGACCGCGAGGCGCACCGCCTGCACGCCCTTGTTCCGGGCGATGTGGTGGCCGAGGTTTCGCGCGATGTGAACGTGCGCGCCGGTGGCCGCATCAGCGCAACGGCCGGGGCGGGCGTGGAGATCACCGCCCCGCGCATCACCTTGAACGGCGTCATCTTCCTCAACGGTCCGTTGACGCAGGGCGGCGGCTCTGGCGGCGGCAGCGCCATCTTCAACGCCGCGCTGCACGCCAAGGGCGACATCACCACCGATGCCGATGTGACGGCTGCCGTGTCCCTCAACGGGCACGTGCATCCCTGCCCGCACGGTGGCGAGACCGGAGGGCCGAAGTGA
- a CDS encoding polysaccharide deacetylase family protein — MLHALWDDAQLAGSEGDLRRVALDQPDLTPPLRTQPLRVLPPVPSVQQHVIRRVEPVDGRKVVALTFDLCERAVHRTGYQKDVVNFLRASGVKATFFAGGKWMRSHPEKTMQLMADSLFELGNHAWTHGNLAIMDEAEVRQQMDWTQAQYELLYEALQTRADAQGLSDEFCHVPASIRVMRLPYGRGDVRTGAILAAMGLPMIQWSVTGEYDERERTIEQLVAWNLEQIRPGAIVLMHANTVPQKTNDLVRRLVPELRRRGYEFVTVSELLALGTAVTVTDGYFEHPGDNLDLDGLFEGKGTLGRAK, encoded by the coding sequence TTGCTTCACGCTCTGTGGGACGACGCGCAATTGGCGGGGAGCGAGGGCGATCTGCGGCGCGTTGCACTTGATCAGCCCGATTTGACCCCGCCGTTACGCACGCAGCCGCTTCGCGTCCTGCCGCCTGTGCCGTCGGTGCAGCAGCACGTTATTCGGCGGGTGGAGCCTGTGGATGGGCGCAAGGTCGTGGCGCTGACCTTCGATCTGTGCGAGCGGGCAGTTCACAGAACGGGCTATCAGAAGGACGTGGTCAATTTTCTGCGCGCGTCTGGTGTGAAGGCGACGTTTTTCGCCGGGGGCAAGTGGATGCGTTCCCATCCCGAGAAGACGATGCAGCTTATGGCGGATTCGCTGTTCGAGCTGGGCAACCACGCGTGGACACACGGGAATCTGGCCATCATGGATGAGGCCGAGGTGCGCCAGCAGATGGACTGGACGCAGGCCCAGTATGAATTGCTGTACGAAGCGTTGCAGACGCGGGCCGATGCGCAGGGGCTGAGTGATGAATTTTGCCACGTCCCGGCATCGATTCGGGTGATGCGTCTGCCGTACGGGCGTGGCGACGTGCGGACGGGAGCCATCCTCGCAGCCATGGGCTTGCCCATGATCCAGTGGTCCGTGACTGGCGAGTACGATGAGCGTGAGCGCACCATCGAGCAGCTTGTGGCGTGGAATCTGGAGCAGATTCGACCGGGTGCGATCGTTTTGATGCACGCCAACACCGTGCCGCAGAAGACGAATGATCTGGTGCGCAGGCTGGTTCCGGAATTGCGCAGGCGCGGCTACGAGTTCGTCACGGTCAGTGAGCTTCTGGCGCTGGGCACCGCCGTGACGGTGACCGACGGCTATTTCGAGCATCCTGGTGACAATCTGGACCTCGATGGGTTGTTCGAGGGCAAGGGGACGCTTGGGCGTGCGAAGTAG
- a CDS encoding DUF5655 domain-containing protein encodes MSDIKLFQVSDQTATALEARSVDIEKRLQTIIERNMVTFLGIFFLATEYSTGLKTRGRIDSLGIDENGCPVIIEYKRSMNENVINQGLFYLDWLMDHKAEFELLVHRNLSKDKAEGIEWSSPRLICIARDFTRYDEHAVEQINRNIELIRYRHYHEGFLLLEMVNATTASPSEYISTGKSHDEASSGKKHIYKHVTQILEESTPELQALYSALESYLLSIGDDIQSRTLKFYFAFTRIKNFACVELRPQKKCLLVYVNLVPEAHPEQPGFLRDVSKIGHFGTGSMEITIRNEEDIAHAKPLLLQSYEAS; translated from the coding sequence ATGAGCGATATTAAACTTTTTCAAGTCAGCGATCAGACAGCAACAGCCTTAGAAGCACGAAGTGTGGACATAGAAAAGCGTCTTCAAACCATCATTGAACGCAACATGGTGACGTTTCTAGGCATATTTTTTCTTGCAACGGAGTACTCAACAGGACTCAAGACGCGCGGGCGCATCGACTCGCTCGGAATTGATGAAAACGGATGTCCCGTCATCATAGAATACAAACGAAGCATGAACGAGAATGTAATAAATCAGGGTTTATTCTATCTCGATTGGCTTATGGATCATAAGGCGGAATTTGAACTTCTGGTTCACCGGAATCTTAGCAAAGATAAAGCCGAAGGCATTGAATGGTCTTCACCTCGACTCATATGCATCGCTCGAGATTTCACGCGCTATGACGAACACGCAGTTGAACAGATCAACAGAAACATCGAGCTCATCCGCTACCGCCATTATCATGAAGGCTTCTTACTGCTTGAAATGGTAAATGCGACTACTGCATCACCATCAGAATACATATCGACCGGCAAGAGCCACGATGAAGCCTCGAGTGGGAAAAAGCACATCTACAAACATGTGACACAAATTCTCGAAGAGTCCACACCCGAATTACAAGCACTCTACTCTGCACTTGAGAGCTATCTCCTCAGCATTGGCGACGACATACAATCCCGCACGCTCAAATTCTACTTCGCTTTCACTCGCATCAAAAATTTCGCCTGCGTGGAACTTCGCCCGCAAAAAAAATGTCTCCTTGTCTACGTCAACCTTGTCCCAGAGGCGCATCCTGAACAACCCGGTTTCCTTCGTGACGTAAGCAAAATCGGGCATTTCGGAACCGGCTCAATGGAAATAACTATCCGCAACGAAGAAGACATCGCACACGCAAAGCCGCTACTACTGCAAAGTTATGAGGCAAGCTAA